The Leptospira sp. WS39.C2 genome contains a region encoding:
- the pyrH gene encoding UMP kinase, which translates to MGTSPRFKRILIKISGEALAGEGELGIDTNKTFSLAGQIKEVHDLGLEVAVVVGGGNMIRGETLAKSGMDRATADYMGMLGTIMNGLALQDACEKQGMFTRVLSAIEMKSVAEPYIRRRAVRHLEKNRVIIFAGGTGNPYFTTDTTASLRAVEVGCEVILKATKVDGVYTADPKKDPDAKRYLQVSFMESIKHRLKVMDSTALSLCMDNNMPIIVFDIFKAGNLRKLIDGETIGTLISNSEEVILDGR; encoded by the coding sequence GTGGGAACTAGTCCGCGTTTCAAACGCATCCTCATTAAAATCTCCGGCGAGGCTCTCGCCGGTGAGGGTGAACTTGGTATTGATACCAACAAAACATTCTCACTTGCCGGACAAATCAAAGAAGTACATGACTTAGGTCTAGAAGTGGCTGTGGTTGTTGGCGGTGGAAATATGATCCGCGGCGAAACCTTAGCAAAGTCTGGAATGGACCGTGCCACTGCCGATTATATGGGTATGCTTGGTACCATCATGAATGGACTCGCCTTACAGGATGCATGTGAAAAACAAGGGATGTTTACCCGAGTTCTTTCCGCCATCGAAATGAAATCTGTTGCTGAACCTTATATTCGAAGACGTGCTGTTCGCCATTTAGAAAAAAATCGTGTGATTATTTTTGCTGGTGGAACAGGGAATCCTTATTTCACAACAGACACAACGGCATCCTTACGTGCTGTGGAAGTGGGTTGCGAAGTGATTTTAAAGGCAACTAAGGTTGACGGTGTGTATACGGCCGATCCTAAAAAAGATCCAGATGCAAAACGTTACCTACAAGTTTCTTTTATGGAGTCCATCAAACACCGGTTAAAGGTTATGGATTCAACAGCACTCAGTCTATGTATGGATAATAATATGCCAATCATAGTGTTTGATATTTTTAAAGCTGGTAATTTAAGAAAATTAATCGATGGGGAAACAATTGGTACATTGATTTCCAATTCAGAGGAAGTGATTCTAGATGGTAGATGA
- the tsf gene encoding translation elongation factor Ts — protein MAVSSEQIKDLRERTGAGMMDCKKALEEKGGDIEKAVTYLREKGLAKAAKRAGRETGEGKVIAYIHGTGKTGVLVELNCETDFVANNEAFEALGKEIALQITAMNPLYVNEESIPKSEIENEMNVQKALLEKEGKKADQIEKILPGKMKKYYEEICLIHQKSIRDNSKTINDLLQEAIAKFGENITVGRFSRFQVGGN, from the coding sequence ATGGCAGTTAGCTCCGAACAAATCAAAGACCTCCGCGAACGTACGGGCGCGGGGATGATGGACTGCAAAAAAGCCCTCGAAGAAAAGGGTGGCGATATTGAAAAAGCAGTCACTTATTTAAGAGAAAAAGGTTTAGCGAAAGCTGCAAAACGTGCAGGTCGCGAAACTGGTGAAGGTAAGGTCATCGCTTACATTCACGGAACAGGAAAAACAGGAGTTCTCGTTGAGCTCAACTGTGAAACTGATTTCGTTGCGAATAATGAAGCGTTTGAAGCTCTTGGAAAAGAGATCGCTCTTCAAATCACTGCGATGAATCCTTTGTATGTAAACGAAGAATCCATTCCTAAATCTGAAATTGAGAACGAAATGAACGTACAAAAAGCTCTTCTTGAAAAAGAAGGGAAAAAAGCGGATCAAATCGAAAAAATCCTTCCTGGTAAAATGAAAAAATACTACGAAGAGATTTGTCTCATCCACCAAAAATCAATTCGTGACAACTCCAAAACCATCAATGACCTTCTACAAGAAGCCATTGCAAAATTTGGAGAGAACATTACTGTTGGTAGGTTCTCGAGGTTCCAAGTAGGTGGGAACTAG